A genome region from Nicotiana tabacum cultivar K326 chromosome 13, ASM71507v2, whole genome shotgun sequence includes the following:
- the LOC107770734 gene encoding protein VAPYRIN-LIKE-like: MEKLVEVSEAEIRIDFALGCKCRATVNLTSLIATSPIAFKVQTSSPHKFLVNPPSGLISPLSSTTFQVILKPQSQLPSTFPRSPSDRFLLRTILAPQVLEPNHSEFVNSWFSSIGHRSTYDIKLKVVFVGPFLLRLAVSNGDSESVRNIIKRQRSVFSEFSTREAESLLRVAKQLDNSKEIVNILVEGGLKVDACSESNVDVKWVSKGWTALHIAVANDRREEIERLLRVNRQQGSLDSRDKEGRTPLHLAASKGLLESAKVLIDAGAQVDGRSKDGRTALFRAAANGDCQMVKMLVEMGADPTVTELRLGRSALDIARAKGHEVVVKILERGEAVLHAARRGDFQLLEILLEKGASTNFRDQYGLTTLHVAAIKGNKDAVMILAEFRADLECQDAEGHTPLHMAVEGGCAQTVEVLLNRGANVNVRNKKGDTPLSIARFLGYEDITQLLVDEGAVLSLIPSNSSSPLS, from the exons ATGGAGAAATTAGTAGAAGTATCAGAAGCAGAAATACGAATAGACTTTGCATTAGGCTGCAAATGTCGAGCTACAGTGAACCTCACATCACTTATTGCAACCTCTCCAATAGCCTTCAAAGTCCAAACTTCGTCTCCTCATAAGTTCCTAGTCAATCCACCCAGTGGCCTAATTTCACCTTTATCTTCAACAACATTCCAAGTTATTCTCAAGCCACAATCCCAACTCCCTTCAACTTTCCCTCGCTCCCCTTCTGACAGATTCCTCCTTAGAACAATATTAGCACCACAAGTACTCGAACCGAATCATTCCGAATTCGTTAACTCCTGGTTCAGCTCAATTGGGCACCGTTCGACGTACGACATAAAACTCAAGGTGGTATTCGTGGGCCCCTTTCTTCTTCGCCTTGCTGTTAGTAACGGAGATTCTGAATCCGTTAGAAACATTATCAAACGGCAGCGATCCGTTTTCTCTGAGTTTTCAACTCGAGAAGCGGAGTCACTCCTCCGAGTTGCAAAGCAGCTGGATAATAGTAAAGAAATTGTGAACATCTTGGTTGAGGGCGGATTAAAAGTGGACGCGTGTTCTGAATCAAACGTCGACGTTAAATGGGTGTCGAAGGGGTGGACGGCGTTACATATCGCCGTTGCAAATGATAGGAGAGAGGAGATTGAGAGGCTGCTGAGAGTGAACAGACAGCAGGGGTCTTTGGATAGCAGAGATAAGGAGGGAAGAACGCCGTTACATTTAGCGGCGAGTAAAGGGTTATTGGAAAGTGCGAAGGTGTTGATAGATGCAGGTGCGCAAGTGGATGGGAGGAGCAAGGATGGTAGAACGGCTTTGTTCAGAGCAGCTGCTAATGGTGACTGTCAGATGGTGAAGATGCTTGTTGAAATGGGCGCCGACCCTACTGTTACTGAATTGCGTCTTGGCCGTTCGGCTCTTGATATTGCACGAGCTAAGGGCCAT GAGGTAGTTGTTAAAATTCTCGAAAGAGGAGAAGCAGTGCTACATGCAGCAAGACGTGGAGATTTCCAGCTGCTCGAGATTCTACTCGAAAAGGGAGCAAGCACCAACTTCCGCGACCAATATGGTCTGACAACTCTTCATGTTGCAGCGATTAAAGGGAACAAAGATGCAGTAATGATACTCGCCGAATTCAGAGCCGACTTAGAATGCCAGGATGCAGAAGGCCACACTCCCCTGCACATGGCCGTCGAAGGTGGATGTGCACAAACGGTAGAAGTACTGCTAAACAGAGGAGCCAATGTGAACGTTAGGAACAAGAAGGGTGATACTCCTCTTTCTATAGCCAGGTTTTTGGGTTATGAAGATATAACGCAGCTGCTTGTTGATGAGGGTGCTGTGCTTTCTCTAATTCCCTCAAATTCCTCCTCTCCCTTATCCTGA